One part of the Parabacteroides distasonis ATCC 8503 genome encodes these proteins:
- a CDS encoding tyrosine-type recombinase/integrase, whose translation MKKEDVVAGMLAYIAHLREVGRYSTAKSYLDALRSFKCFCGMEEIPYAYIDKERLLLYQAWLSKRGCMRNTVSTYMRRIRHIYNLAVEAGEVSYIPNLFKGVFTGVESKRKKALPLDCLRSLMGTPRVEPEMRRTQLCFCLMFSFSGMAFVDFAHLRKENVKDGVLSYHRQKSGSFIRVEIPADVRLLLDELAVCTDKDSPYLFPFLSGKKTGEAAYAEYNGALLRFNRDLRSLAETCGVGEPVTSYTIRHSFATTLKEQDVPIEMISELLGHTSIKTTQIYLKSFSLERLSAVNRACFESVYKPVSEVG comes from the coding sequence ATGAAAAAAGAAGACGTGGTGGCGGGTATGTTGGCTTATATAGCCCACCTTCGTGAGGTGGGGCGTTATTCCACGGCGAAGAGTTATCTGGACGCTTTACGCTCGTTCAAGTGTTTTTGCGGGATGGAGGAAATCCCTTATGCCTATATAGACAAAGAGAGGCTCTTGCTTTATCAGGCATGGCTGTCGAAGCGGGGCTGTATGCGCAATACGGTGTCCACCTATATGCGGCGAATCCGGCATATCTATAACTTGGCGGTGGAGGCTGGCGAGGTTTCGTATATCCCGAATCTGTTCAAGGGGGTATTTACAGGCGTGGAGAGCAAGCGGAAGAAGGCGTTGCCTTTGGATTGCTTGCGCTCGTTGATGGGGACTCCGAGAGTTGAGCCGGAGATGCGGAGAACCCAGCTGTGTTTTTGCCTGATGTTCTCGTTCAGCGGGATGGCGTTCGTGGATTTCGCCCATTTGCGGAAAGAGAATGTCAAGGACGGGGTCTTGTCGTACCACCGTCAGAAGAGCGGGTCTTTCATCCGGGTGGAGATCCCGGCCGATGTACGGCTCTTGTTGGATGAGTTGGCGGTTTGCACGGACAAGGACTCGCCTTACCTGTTCCCGTTTCTGAGCGGGAAGAAAACGGGTGAGGCGGCCTATGCGGAATACAACGGCGCCTTGCTGCGCTTTAACCGCGACTTGAGGTCGCTGGCGGAGACTTGTGGTGTGGGTGAGCCGGTCACCTCGTACACGATCCGTCACTCTTTCGCCACGACCTTGAAGGAACAGGACGTACCGATCGAGATGATCAGCGAGCTGTTGGGGCATACGTCTATCAAGACCACGCAAATTTACTTGAAGAGCTTTTCCTTGGAACGTCTGTCGGCGGTGAACCGGGCTTGCTTCGAGAGCGTGTATAAACCGGTATCCGAGGTGGGGTAA
- a CDS encoding transcriptional regulator produces the protein MPTCILRNDRPKGGLTQAGKRHDLKAVRWYVLTLPTAAGGRRDRISPSKGLDVELSRRERRGEALFEYFAPSYVEVRKVGGKLVNTRRPLLFNYVFIRSSVEEIFRMKQALPLYNFLPRVSSGSTTYFPHLLDQEMANLRWVAEAYSNELPVYVPESARLLKGDRVRITSGYFTGMEAEVVIQPGGGHKEVMARILDCMWVPLFEVKAGEYELIELNAKSKHVYTHLDNDRLSEGLHEALGRYHVSGSVCEEDRRLAGEVLRGYASLRAETDVMRCKLCALLLPTYKLSGDEEAFVRLHDTMRGLLPVVKAPQSRALLLVTLYGCTDNALYRRMAHELVDPWQVDPSPKKSKLSLIRRLGDYDRWLGHESVDS, from the coding sequence ATGCCGACGTGTATTTTGAGAAACGATCGTCCGAAGGGGGGCCTGACACAGGCCGGCAAGCGTCATGACTTGAAAGCCGTGCGCTGGTACGTGCTCACGCTTCCTACCGCCGCGGGTGGACGGCGTGACCGGATCAGTCCCTCCAAAGGCTTGGACGTGGAGCTTTCCCGGCGGGAACGTCGGGGAGAGGCTCTTTTCGAGTATTTCGCCCCCTCGTACGTGGAGGTGCGAAAGGTGGGTGGCAAGCTGGTCAACACGAGGCGACCTTTGCTGTTCAACTACGTGTTTATCCGTTCTTCGGTAGAGGAAATTTTCCGCATGAAGCAGGCACTCCCCTTGTATAATTTCCTTCCCCGTGTCTCTTCCGGGAGTACGACTTATTTCCCGCACCTCTTGGATCAGGAGATGGCGAATTTGCGCTGGGTGGCGGAGGCTTACTCCAACGAACTTCCGGTGTACGTGCCGGAGAGCGCCCGCTTGTTGAAGGGGGATCGGGTACGCATAACATCCGGTTATTTTACCGGAATGGAGGCCGAGGTGGTGATCCAGCCGGGCGGCGGTCATAAGGAGGTGATGGCACGCATACTGGATTGCATGTGGGTACCCTTGTTCGAGGTGAAGGCGGGTGAGTACGAGTTGATCGAGTTGAATGCGAAGAGCAAGCACGTTTATACCCATCTGGACAACGACCGCCTGTCGGAGGGCCTGCACGAGGCCTTGGGACGTTACCATGTTTCCGGCAGTGTCTGCGAGGAGGATCGACGATTGGCCGGCGAGGTACTGCGGGGGTATGCCTCTTTGCGTGCGGAGACAGACGTGATGCGCTGCAAGCTGTGCGCATTGCTGCTCCCGACCTATAAGCTGTCGGGTGATGAGGAGGCTTTCGTTCGCTTGCACGACACGATGCGCGGCTTATTGCCTGTCGTGAAAGCACCGCAATCTCGTGCCCTGTTGCTGGTCACCTTGTACGGCTGTACGGATAACGCTCTCTACCGTCGCATGGCACACGAGCTAGTGGATCCTT
- a CDS encoding BT4734/BF3469 family protein, protein MKNEFKMSLFAAPISPVKDSLTGRVSRPATVYPSREVTLQEVARLITGDPALERLTRQLRLPLETGDKERFSELKRQTLPYVTPCGTFSYRKSDRLLAPSGLVVVDVDGLDSTAEAEALRRQLFDDAYLCPALCFISPSERGVKAFVPYPEHPGNETPAYISEHILGVMNYVEYVYGDGETRGSQKVDPSGKDIVRSCFLCHDPNALFRI, encoded by the coding sequence ATGAAAAATGAATTTAAAATGTCCCTTTTCGCAGCCCCGATCTCACCGGTCAAAGATAGCCTAACGGGACGAGTATCACGACCGGCTACCGTATATCCCAGTCGAGAAGTCACCTTACAGGAGGTGGCCCGACTCATCACCGGCGATCCGGCCCTCGAACGCCTCACCCGGCAGCTCCGCCTCCCGCTTGAGACGGGTGACAAGGAACGATTCAGCGAGCTGAAACGGCAAACGCTACCGTATGTCACGCCTTGCGGGACTTTCTCCTACCGGAAAAGCGATCGGCTCCTGGCCCCGAGCGGATTGGTGGTAGTGGATGTAGACGGATTGGACTCTACCGCGGAGGCGGAAGCCCTCCGAAGACAGCTGTTCGACGATGCCTACCTATGCCCCGCTCTCTGCTTCATCAGCCCGAGCGAACGAGGCGTAAAGGCTTTCGTCCCCTATCCGGAACATCCCGGAAACGAGACACCCGCCTATATCTCCGAGCATATCCTAGGCGTAATGAACTACGTGGAATATGTGTATGGCGACGGAGAGACGCGAGGCTCCCAGAAAGTAGACCCGAGCGGCAAAGACATCGTCCGCTCCTGTTTCCTATGTCATGATCCCAACGCACTTTTTAGGATTTGA